The Manduca sexta isolate Smith_Timp_Sample1 chromosome 20, JHU_Msex_v1.0, whole genome shotgun sequence DNA segment TCGAGTGAAGTAGAGTCACTTTTTCGTGTGTGTATAAAAGAAACGAAAGTATGCTTCTACTTTTACAGTGATTTTGAAAGTTCGTTTGAACATAGCCTTACTTCATATATGactaaataaattctttactaCATTTTGGTGTCAGATATAAAAGCccatctgggtaggtaccactatCATGTATATAATTGGTAACATACTATAAAGTACAAAGACTTGTAAAAACAAAAGGTCTGATTCTACCTAAAATTAAAAGATCTAGAAATTTCTATACCAAAATCCGTGACTAAATCCACATCTGCACAAACAAGGTCCTTGAAATGGCGAAACTGCAGTTAAATATAGCTGTCATGAACCATTGTACGCTGGCAAGCGccgttcaaaataaattatccgAAACAAGTGTATTGACTGCCGAAATGTACAATGAACGTGATTATTGGAGGCGTTTAGTATTGTCTTGTCACCTTTGAAGTGAGCCGATTGGCGGGCCGTTAAAAGCGCGGTATGGGCTAGGTAATAAAACCTTATTACTTCAGTTCAGTCACGTTTGAAAAGGTTTTGTAGTCATGAGTTTTCTAGAAATATCCAGGTTTGATGTTTTGGTTATTACTTTGTCTTTGATAAAATACCGCACTATATGTTAAGAGATCCTTGTGATATGTACCTATAGATAGAGGGACCACCAGCAAATAACATTTCATCTCATGTTCTTTGCTAGAATAATCCAAAAGctgtgatttaattttattagccCACAAACGTAACTTATGAAAACGCATATAATTTTGGAAACACGAAATTCGGTGACTGCATTGTGCCACTGTGGACAGACGAATTGATAAAGACCGCAGATTCCTGCGACGTTCCTGCGTGTTCACACTGGATGCGGCTGCTTTCGACAGGtatgtctggaaatctttagagcacgcctatgttcagcagtggattttatgtggctgatgatgataattagaAAATAACTAAAACTTAGACACTACTCAGTGAGAGAAGATATAAGTCAGATAAACATATTGATAAAACTTCAAGAAACACACCCTttgaagtaaatttaaataatcaatcaatttttttactcatcttaaaaaaataatggaaaaaatatgcgACTTTAACAATCAATATCTATAAAGAATCCTTAATCCTTTATTACTATCGTGCAATAATCGTGTTTAAATGCAACTTTTCGTATGAAAATGTTGTACCTTTTATggtatattgtaattatgtatGATATATTCTTActcacaataaaaattattgataatattactGTTTGAGATAATCAGAGGTATATCTGTATTACCTTTCATTACTTATCATTaaaggtaatataaataatattatatttcgtaactaaaaagtagcctatactaGAGAAAgataatgtaacttcctataaataaaaataaactaaaatcgGTTCAGCAGCTTCAAATATTACCGCGTTTTAAAAAACGAATGTATTAATCAGCTCTTCCATTCTGTTATGGTTTGATATACATTATAGTATATAATTGATTTACGCATAAATCATGCTTAAACATATCTTAGCAAACTAACGAACTATAACATCTACTGACCAAAGATAAGATCCCGCGATTTAGAGTAACCCATTGATAAGACAGTAACTCGCCCGTCCAGTTGTCAGTTTAGTGGCTCAAGCAAGTGTTACAAGGCGACTGTTTCGctagaatataatttacagCGAGCGGCGTTTACAAAAGCTTGCCCGCGTTTATTGCCCCCATAAATACTACTACAACTACGGGCAAATTTATATcgtttcacatttttatttattactttacgatGCCGCGTTCTGGTTTTGCCCCGTGTCATAATTTTGGCTTTTCTGGGGTTTGCAAATGGAGTAAAGGTTCTTGATTTGCGAGGGACTTAAGCGGACTTGTAGAAACTTGTATAGTGCAGTGGAAACACTAAAAACGTTACAATCTCTTGAGCTTCGAGccgcccttgcagagtaagtgtgaaaataaacaaggttttccgtcaaataggaacttatattttcaatagagttaacacgttagacaaccgtattagactagcacacattgcttagtaacagtacattgttatttcattccaaatacaataattcaaaaaggtACATAATACCTggccagtttacattacattataaaagtggctttgtatttgtctatgcaaacctcaacacaATCAACGACAGAGcactaatcataattaataaggaaaatataccATTCTGTCTACTTTTAACACTGTTTTTCCCATTCAAATATACTACTAGTACTATTAAATATTCCTAAAAGCAATATGTATAGTATAATATCTAGCTATCTACGTGGAACGAGATGGTAAGATCAAAGCGATTCCATTCTGTCTAATTAGATAACACTGTTTTGCCTGTTAAAATATACTACCAAcacttttaaatattcttaaatacaATGTGAATAGTATAATATCTAGCTATTACTTGAAACGAGATGGTAAAATCAATGTGTTTATAAAGGCACATATTACGCTATTACTAAGATGAGCCGATTTAATCCGTCGTAAAATTACCCAAACATTTAATCATCGCGAGTAATCGTATTTGGGTAAATAGGCCATTCAGTTTACAACCCAGATAAACAATGGCAGATTTGTCATTATCTTCAGGATGTAGGATAAAGTTAAACAGCAAATTGTTTTACAATTGAAGGACTGTAATTTGCATTGTATTTCCTAGTTTTAGAATGTATTGTTAGTTTATTTACTGGGGTAATTTTCTTTCTAAAAATGGCCTTGGTTTGCAAAAATACAGTTTGGAGAAAGGTTACTTTGAACATtccatttttatgtattataactcAGGTAAACATCTTGATCTAATAGGACTTTGCTGTGGTTCTGAAAATGGAGAGGACAAGGAtcgaaaatattaaagttaggttgggtttttttacaaaaaaaaagccgtatacaaaataatttcgtaaattatatcTTATGTAAGATTCATTTAGAAGTAATTCTTTTGGGATATCTGTTACACCAtcaaaaacaatacattatttattgaattaccaaaataataacaacatcaaTTTTACAATTGTTTCCGCTAAATACTCACTGTTCTCAAGATACTACCAATCCTTGTTTaactaagaaaaaaaatgatcaTAGTATTCCGATATGAACCTAAAACTAATCTCTAacttaaactaatttaaataaccaAGTGTCCCGGCGCCAATCGACGAGTCATTGACATAGCATCAAACGCCCCGCTCGGGTCCCGTCAAGCATTTTACACAGTTTGTAAACAGCAATTTGGTATCGGCGGCGTTTCTTTGTGCTCAGCGCTTTGATCTCGCCGCATCCGCTCTACACAATGGCGCTCTATCTGGCAAAGGATCCGGACGTTAGAGGGTTTGTTCCTTGTGGTGACTGCTAACGTTTTTATGGGTGAGGTTTGGGATTATTAACTGGtgattatgtattttctaatttaattgcATGGTGTTAGGGCTGTTTTTTCAAATGtacgataataattatatattaaataaattacaacccAACTAAATTAAAAGGAGACAAATTAACAACTTTATCCGTTCatctgtaatttttaattactcttTTCCTGtgcataaattttgtttaatgaataaaaaatgttatctgttattaatattgataaaatcaaatattgatttatatacataaacccTTTTTCAAGATGGTGAGCGCCATGTTTGACTTTAAAATtggtacaaattttaaaaaagttgtataattgtaaaatgtaggttgatattgtaactttgactttacggatgaacaacacctcagccttcatggtcacgggggggaccccgtgaccatgaaggctgcaaagtcttcgaaacgtcgggagaaaataaaacactaattaccgcgatagaatccgaaaattagtttaatttcaatttaaaattggtattcatttaatttaattcaaatttctcTTAACTAAGGTAGGTAACAAAGTTACCCTAACCTACACCAACCAGATTATAATACTATGCAAAGCATGGCATTGCATGGAcctcgtcatcctgagatagATAAGTCCCTTATCGCATAAATTACACCGGCTTAGAAGACGGATAGAAACTTCAACTCCAACGCAGCTTAGCATACAGACAATGGTTATAATCGATTACCAACACAGCACATTCAAAAGACATGCCTAGTTCTACaaacactataatatattttatttaaattgaaacaaaaaatatctgtattttCTTATACATCCAATAAgcatattaatttacttttatttttgtacaatccACATACTCACTTACATATTCACTGCCAGATTCGAAAGAAATTATCATACCGTAgcatagtgtttttttttactattatggGGTAAGCCAATTCTACCTTCCTAACCGAATGTAACAAAACTATCTTTGCTAGATTCCCCGTTATAGACAGCTTAACTATTGGAATTCATCGGACATTCCACAATCCTAGTTTATACCGAACAAAAAACTAGCATATTTTATCCCATCTCTACATCGAACCTAAGACCGCACACGTAACGCGTAACAACTGTGCTAAGGATTATTTCTATTGAATTCAAATGTCCCAATACATCAAAATTTCAATAGCAGTTGGCACACTAAACCGCAGATTGTTCGATTTGAATAACTTTCTACATCACTGTGTAATGGGTTTAGGAAATTGTTTCGTTAATCCACAAATCGATGGAGCGTTAAACGGCCTGTTATTAAACCATTAGTTAACTTCACATTAATTCGTACGTGAATAAATTATCTAACTTTTGATATGAAGAATTAGTAATTTTTGTTGAATGGTAGGACTTGTATGATGGTAACCAAATAATCCCATACCACTTTGAATTTCACTGGTGGTGTCCtatgtgtgagtccgcctgggtaagtactaCAGCAATgcctatttttgccgccaagcaacatggtgtagtcactattgtgttccggtttgaaggacattgtagccagtgaaactactgtacataataagatttaacatttcatgtctcaggatggcgagcgcagtaaaataccaaacaatactttgtaattcaaggtgttagatggtatttttactgtttatgggcggtcgtatcgcttgacatcaggcgaacagcaagctcgtctcgtcatttaaagcaaaaaaaaaacaaagtacagTATTCCACAATATACATATGATTGACGTATACAATACTCGGCTGTTAATATCATATTGACTTTAGATTATCAGTTAGCTTTAGATTTGTAGAGCATGACACTAACTTCACACCATGGTGACCTTTTATTGCTAACTTATCGATAGCGCTCTGAAACTcgatgtataatatttacttaataatacttCATACTAATAAATTACACCTACATCATTAAATGTTGGATAATATAAGTCATAGAGCCTGTGGAAATTGATGTTCTATCTTTTGCTGTAACAAATTCGACCTCGCGGGAAAGAAAGTGataaaacagtaatttattaaaattctgagtaataaaatttatttttaaagagttgtgtctaaagtaaattataataactaatgaattaaatagtcataattgaaataataattacaataaaggcCATAGATAGActagataaaaattaaagagCTTGATATATTAAGGGCGTATAAATCCCCTATCTCCGGTCTAGCAATAACATCCAGACTTAAAAAAacgttgaaacaaacaaaagcCTTCATATTCGGCGGAATCAAACGTCACGGAATTGATAGAGCCGGCGAGGTGACGGGCGCGCACAAAGCGCGGGCAGGCGCCTGCTGCTCCTAAACAAACACTAAAATGCCCGCGGAGCTAATTTATAGGAGCGACCGAGtcgcgctcgccgcgccgcaccgctctcgcaataaacatgtttttttgcTTCGCGTGTCCGCGCACTGTCAAATATATTACAACCCGCCGGGTTATTTACGACCTCTGTCGTCCGCCCATACGTTATACTTAGTATCTTTGTTTGGACAcaataagcaatatttttaaagggCCCCGCCGCCGTCGTTCGCAGCTGTTGATATGGGTTCCCaaattgacatatttaatttgatcGCCACGGAGGGTCTGCCCGGCCGAGGCCGTGTTTGACAGGTTTTAGTGTCGGATTAACATTAACGTTATGGACTCACGATACGTAAACGTTCAACAGACAGATTTACGCGTTTCCGCATAAACTTGGAACGAGTTGGCACATCAAACGGCCGGTTCCGCTGAACGTATCAATTTACCCTTTGAACGTCCGTGCGTCGGAACAAAGAGTCCTCGTAAATGTGTAAGTAGTTTCAAATGTGTCGGTGAAGTGCGATGACGCCGAAAGAAAGAAGCGACGCGGCGGCGTAATAAAAGTGCCGTGAGACAAAAAGCGCTCTGAGCGGCGAGCGGCGAGCGACGAGTCGAGCGGCGCGCGGGCGGCGCAGGTACGGCGAGCGGCAGTCACgctcgcggcgcggcggccgctCAAAGCGCTGCCCGTCATGGGTGGCGAACCACCAACGCCATCGCACGTCTCAATCCGCACCCGGCCGCCTAACATACCTCCTTTCCTTTTTCCCCTACCGCAATGCAGCTATGTGTCGTTTCcgctttattttttatgggcGAGCGCTGCAGCGCTGAGACATAGCGCTCTCTTTCTGTCGGAGGCTCGAGGTAGCGCGCTCCTTGTCTGCGGCGCGGGGAGCGGCGCGCGGGCGGTCGCGCGCGGAGCTTTGGTGGGGTCCGCTCGCTCACAGTCGACTCGGCCGCCGCCTCAGACGCACGCGTTGTTCTCGCACATTCCGCGCTCCGGTGGCACAGAGTACTTATTGCCAGAGCCGTTTCGTGACCGCACTGTACATTTGTGATTGTTAAAGTTATCTCCAAATGGTGGTACTTGAAGACGGTGGAATGATGACCTCTAATCCCAATCAGTATCTGCAGCCCGATTATTTATCGCCGCTTCCGTCCTCTGTAAGTATACTTTTGTAActttgaaaaaatttaaattaatttttattttgacaaaaaaaatattttcttcttcaaatatattaaatatttttttcttttgttacagTTGGACTCCAAGAAAAGCCCGCTTGCGCTATTAGCGCAAACATGCAGCCAGATCGGCGTGGACACATCTCCGGCCAAGCCGCTGCTGCCTCCTATCGACAAGAAAAAAGTGAATAGTGTTAATAGTGACGTTATCAGTCGTTCCTCGCCCAACTCCAGCAAGCAGGACAAACCGCGCTCCACGCCCGACAACAAACACCTCGCGTTCAAACCGTACGAGACAAATGTTGTGACCAAAAAACCTGAGGAGACCCGTCCTTCCTCCAAAGCCAGCATAGATAGTTCAGAAGACAAAAAATCCGGAAAAAGCACGCCCGGACGCAAATCCACGCCGCCGACGGCAGAAAATGGCAAAAGCAGTCCCTCGAATGAGGCAAAGTCTTCACCCGCCGGCTCCTCGGGAACCAGCCCTATCATCCGCTCAGGATTAGAAGTTTTGGGACACGGCAAGGACCATCTTGCCGCGTTCAAGAATTTACCCGGATTGCCTGGATTTAACCCGCTTGCGGGACTTTGCTGTCCGCCGGGAATGGAGCAACACGCTAACCCGGCTTTCAGACCACCTTACGCCGGCGCTCCGTTCAGTGCTCATCACGCTGCGATGCTAGCCGCCGCCGCTGCGTTTCCCGGATCTTCACCAAATCCCTACCTCGGATATGCGCGAGTAAAAACACCCGCCGGCGGCGAAACTGTAGTGCCAGTGTGCAAAGACCCCTACTGCACTGGATGCCAATTCTCAGTGAACAACCATCATCTGCTAATGAGCAACGGGTCGTGCCCGGCGGGTTGCACTCAGTGTGAACATCAAAAATACAACTTAGCGATGGCAATGGCCCTGTCGCAGCAAGGCGCCGCCGCCGGCGGTCTGCCGTACCCCCAGCTGAGCCGCCCCTACGTGTGCAACTGGATTGTTGGGGAATCTTACTGTGGCAAGAGATTTGGTAATTCTGAGGAGTTGTTACAACACTTGAGGAGTCACACGACGGATGGATCGACTCCGTCCTCAGCGGCGTCCACGCCGTCGCCTTCGCTGTTGAACCCGTTGAACCCCCTGTTCACGACGGCCGGTCTCCGCAGCGCGTACCCGACGGCCCCTCTCAGCCCGCTGTCGGCGAGTCGGTACCACCCGTACTCGAAGGCTGGTCTCCCGGCGAGCCTGGGCGCGTCTCCGTATGGCGCCTTCAACCCCGCACTGGGCCCCTTCTACTCCCCGTACGCCATGTACGGGCAGCGACTCGGCGCGGCGGCTGTTCACCAATAAAATTAGTGAAGTGATAAATCAGGACTGATCGGACTGTTTTGTTATTGTCCAATTTTCTTCTGTGATATTGATAGACTCTAACTGTAAGGCGTGACGCGCCATGACAAATTTAGTGATTAGTGCAATTTGAAatagttatttatgtaagtgGACGATAGGACTTAGCTTTTGGAGTGCGCCAGAGCTCGAGGATTGTACAGCCAAatgatttgtgtaaataatctctatgtttaatattaaatgaattatttcaaatataatatctacataccaatcatgaatattttgtttttctcacACAAACATCTTATATTTAGAAACGCTATAAAACACTTTTAGTAGTCAACAAATTcactcattttattttcaaaaagtgTCTGTAGAAAGTGAATCATAAATACAAAGATCAAAtaacgttataaataaaataaccaatcAACGTCAGTGTAAAATACAGCTTTCGAACTCACGTCCGTGGCAATAAACCGCGGCCGGATGATTGATTAATATACCGTCCAACACATTAGGGCCGTCAATCAACAACGAGAAAATGTTACAACCATAAAACAACACTGAAATCACGCGAATGTAAACTCAAACCACCCACTGGcgtaaaaaaaactactaacaaaataatttattacattcaaaaagaataaaacGAAGGCCTAACGTTGAGCATCATTAATAACAAAACCGTGAACTGTCAGCTTTGTTAATGTCAAGTTTTAAATGCTATTTTGATTAGGCCCATGTCATGTCGAAACTCGACTGTCAAAAGCATAATTGGTGACACGAATAGACAGGTGGCACCGAGGCAGACGCGGCGGGTGACAACCATTGTTCCGAAAAACGAACAGAGAATATTTACTAGATTTCTATTTGACGGCTCAAAAGCCATTTAATCCTTTTTAAATGCTAATGTCGACTTTCTtgcacattttatattaataaccgAATGTTcacattgaatatattataactaatagcataattatgttttatttattcaatatcgTGGGCGAACTTAATCCTGTACACGCTCTGGTGGAGTTTCGTTTTTACGAGCGTGGATTCTTGACATCTCATTTAGATTAATCCCCTTTACTTTGTCACCTACTTAACATTCTGAGAGACATTAGACATTTGTTTTAGAGTTACGAGTTGAGAtctttacacaggctgattaaCTGCCTTGTATTTTTAGTGtttgtgataataaaataaattagtatgtCTTTATAACAACGATAAACAAAACCTTCGAGCTTGTtccttatatttaaatgtttcataCATCCGCATATTTCTGagttaactataaatatttacattatttgtgGAATAATTAGTgcgaatatttgaaaaatgtaggtttttatataattatactaaacCAACTACAGAAGTAACTcagaattttttaataaaaatgcatgCGGCTTTGTTaccttgagacatgagatgttaagtctcataatacccAGCAATTAGACTGTTTGCGGCGTCCTCTAAGGGGATCACGTCGTCGCGGAGTATTTGTCCGTAAGTtgttatataaaagttatagtGGCTTTCAAATACGACAACATTTTTGACAAATCTTAACTTCCGCATATGACTTCTAGCCTATATTTCTTATTGTTGACAAGGGGCTTTCCTAACTTAATGATATAGCTACCATACTTACGTACAGAATTAAGGTTATCAGAGTTTTATCTATCCAGAGGCGCTAACTTAGGTCCAGATGAAAATCCCATAAATACAGATATGTAAATTCGTTAATGCATTCATGTGTCATAACAGAGTGGGTAGACATTAGAATTAGCTAATTCCAACTGTCAAATATCCATTTATCTCGAGCTCTGGTTAATAGATAACCGCGATAACAGTAATGGAATGGCATATAATGTTACATGATTGATAATGACATTTATATCcgttctaatttaataataataaatcatatgtATCTGCACAATGAATCGTTAAGATATTATTCGACTTTGACATAGTTTTTCGGCGTTCGTGTACTTGTTGCGTGTTGATActactagcgccatctgttagtTGTGTTCGGCACTACGCACCTAcgacttattttgttttattatgcgGTTTTCTTCAATGGTAACCGAGTAACTATTTAAatgtcatttaattaaaatactttttgattatTTCTTTCTTGATAATAACTATGAATCAATACATTTTTCCTGAAGTAGTGAAGTCAGACATTTCCGTCTAAAAACCCtaaacgaaattaataatgtaattccGAGTAAAggattttttcttattaaaacaaatccaCATAATATTGACCGTTCTGTAAAATAGCTCCATTAATTGTTGTATTTCCAAGTATAGTACCATTAATGAGGAAggaaaaaactttaaaaacaaaatattgacatttcaaaataattttaaataggtaagtattacattttttataatacttttattagaAATGATtacatactattattattattattattgcaaaagaTATAAATTGatgcaaacaaaataataaaaaaaattagatttatttttacgtcATGATGGCTTCCATCAGTTAAAGGAGTGATTCATGAAGGTTTATGcgtattaattaatgttttttacgacaaaaaaatatgttttatgtctCTCCTCGTGTGAAGCCGAGCAAGGCGCTAgtcttaactttaaaataaaactattttacgtattttatcgcggtttttatattttaattttctctcaacgacgcgacgtttcgaagacttcgcagcTTTCGTGGTCCCCCCGTGAAcactttaatgtctaacattcgcgtagtcttaacttactaatattataaatgcgaaagtttgtgaaaatatttacgcGACTGGACGtgtagatgtttgttagaagtaaacgcagaaacagctgaacgaatttgaatggaatttggcacacggatagccCATATCccggattaacatataggcctTCAATCCCGATAATTTGTTCTCATAAGAAGCaatgagattttttaattataattcttaaagaTGACGTTATCGTACAGTTGTTGCTATGAATCGCTAGTGTTTTAGAGACTTTAGCAATAAAGGCTTTCCATATGTATGAAGCCACTAATAAAAAGTGCCATCAATTCtctaatatagaaaatacacGTGAATAAAGCATGACCTTTCTCATTTAACTTGCTCTATAAAGGCATTAGCATAAACATACACAATTATATAGCAATTTATGGACAATAAAACGTAATGGCGTACGCAATTAACGTGTTGAAATTTGACGTGacaaatataaacatgaatgtcagagtaataaattattgagattaaataattaatgaatatgttTTGCAGTAATTAAGACGTAGAAACTACGAAATCTTTGGATTATATTGAGTAATTGGGGACTGATAAATACAGGCTTAGATATTTATCTAAGTGGTAGTAggaggtacagtcagccacaaaaattgttgaaaaatttaaaactttaaatcgacTTAAAAACTTTTGTGTCAAGCATCAACATCGTTtattcttcactaaaataaatttcccAAACGTTACCTTACTTTAGGtaacgaaaaaaaattgtttatataaacacaCTGCAATTGTGTTCCGTTGTGTAGGACAATATAGTCATTGAAGGCAATATTCAGTTATCTATCTATCTAGACTCCGTACcgatactgagtataaaaatcttatatcACTTTACCCTACCCAGGCATCGAACACGAGACCTCAACACTATAGTACCataatacaacaacgccaccaatgcaattaatctaaataaaatattaaccttGAGACATGCGTTCTTTCACCAAAACTATACAACCTCATAGCTGatagagatttatttatttatttgtaatacggtacaccaacagcactacatattacatcaatcaatataaaaaaatcaataaggtACAgtatctgatatgtgtgctactaataggcgaacacagcatttaccactaacaacatattgaattaGATTGATTAGATTTCATTTGTTAtgaagactgcctcggtgtcgtagttgtactgcatgcgcggtacgacagcgctctgaggtcctgggttcgaatcccgggtcgggtaaagtgatatttgggttttcctgctcagtatcagcccggagtctggaatttgtgcccgatatggcgataggctcgctccctatcacattgtgagacggaacacatttggcgaaaagtgggtgccttggttgcgcctctgcataccccttcggggataaatgcgtgatgttgtgtgtatgtgtgtgtaacatattgaattaaaatctaaaacataataatagaaagtagaaaagaaaattataaagtacaaaaaatattatgaatcaatAAGTAACGAttgtatactaaataatttgtctcCCATGCCTCAATGCGTATTATATAATTCCTAATTTATTTGACAGAACATCGACAACGACACTGTTTATTAACCCGTCAGTACCGGCGGGGGTACAAATGGCCCCTCTCGAGACCCGACGTGACGCCGTGATAGATGACAACGCTGTGTCTGTAATCCGTGCATTAAAATAACCAATTACGATTAGCATAAACATAAGGTGATGTGTATTAGCATATTAACGTAAAACTAGAGCTGTGATGTAGGTTTGCttgctattatataataataataagccctgtatactactgagatggtttagagcttagtccaccacgctggcctagtaaggattggtagacttcaca contains these protein-coding regions:
- the LOC115452034 gene encoding zinc finger protein Noc, translating into MVVLEDGGMMTSNPNQYLQPDYLSPLPSSLDSKKSPLALLAQTCSQIGVDTSPAKPLLPPIDKKKVNSVNSDVISRSSPNSSKQDKPRSTPDNKHLAFKPYETNVVTKKPEETRPSSKASIDSSEDKKSGKSTPGRKSTPPTAENGKSSPSNEAKSSPAGSSGTSPIIRSGLEVLGHGKDHLAAFKNLPGLPGFNPLAGLCCPPGMEQHANPAFRPPYAGAPFSAHHAAMLAAAAAFPGSSPNPYLGYARVKTPAGGETVVPVCKDPYCTGCQFSVNNHHLLMSNGSCPAGCTQCEHQKYNLAMAMALSQQGAAAGGLPYPQLSRPYVCNWIVGESYCGKRFGNSEELLQHLRSHTTDGSTPSSAASTPSPSLLNPLNPLFTTAGLRSAYPTAPLSPLSASRYHPYSKAGLPASLGASPYGAFNPALGPFYSPYAMYGQRLGAAAVHQ